One window of the Staphylococcus equorum genome contains the following:
- the mraY gene encoding phospho-N-acetylmuramoyl-pentapeptide-transferase — translation MVYLLAIIALLVTFILVPVLIPTLKRMKFGQSIREEGPQSHMKKTGTPTMGGLTFLISIIVTSILAIIFMENPNPIILLLFVTIGFGLIGFIDDYIIVVKKNNEGLTSKQKFLAQIAIAVIFFILSQAFNLTDFSTGIHIPFTNTEIPLSIAYVIFIVFWQVGFSNAVNLTDGLDGLATGLSIIGFVMYAIMAYFQGATSIGLFCIIMIFALVGFLPFNLNPAKVFMGDTGSLALGGIFATISIMLNQELSLIFIGFVFVAETLSVIIQVTSFKLTGKRIFKMSPLHHHFELVGWNEKKVVTVFWTVGLISGLIGLWIGVN, via the coding sequence ATGGTTTATTTACTCGCAATTATTGCACTTTTAGTCACTTTTATATTAGTCCCAGTATTGATACCAACATTAAAAAGAATGAAATTTGGGCAAAGTATTAGGGAAGAGGGCCCGCAAAGTCATATGAAAAAAACAGGCACACCTACAATGGGTGGACTTACTTTCTTGATTAGTATCATTGTAACTTCGATACTCGCAATTATTTTTATGGAAAATCCTAATCCAATTATTTTACTATTATTTGTAACAATAGGGTTTGGTTTAATCGGATTCATAGATGATTACATCATTGTTGTGAAAAAGAACAATGAAGGGTTAACAAGTAAACAAAAATTCTTAGCACAGATTGCGATAGCAGTCATCTTCTTCATTTTGAGCCAAGCGTTTAATTTAACTGATTTTTCTACAGGAATACATATTCCATTTACGAATACAGAAATACCACTATCTATTGCATATGTAATATTCATTGTGTTTTGGCAAGTAGGTTTCTCAAACGCAGTGAATTTAACAGATGGTTTAGATGGACTAGCAACTGGTTTGTCTATAATTGGATTTGTTATGTATGCAATTATGGCTTATTTCCAAGGTGCTACCTCTATCGGTCTGTTCTGTATTATTATGATTTTTGCTTTAGTTGGGTTCTTACCATTCAATTTAAACCCAGCTAAAGTATTTATGGGAGATACAGGTAGCTTGGCGTTAGGTGGTATATTTGCCACAATTTCAATTATGTTAAATCAAGAATTATCACTCATTTTTATTGGTTTCGTGTTTGTTGCAGAAACTTTATCAGTAATTATTCAAGTTACATCTTTCAAATTAACAGGAAAACGAATTTTCAAAATGTCACCATTACATCATCATTTCG